The Prosthecobacter dejongeii genome contains a region encoding:
- the rtcR gene encoding RNA repair transcriptional activator RtcR: MKSTVVFGFLGASLDRAQGTDRWSRWRPTVAMCQQEDLIISRLELLVEPKFSEMAQLVIEDIHQVSPETAVNIHEISFADPWDFQQVYEGLYDLITNYAFKTEKEDYLIHLTTGTHVAQICWFLLNEANFIPARILQTSPVRREGRDSTSAGRYEIIDLDLSKYDRLATRFAQEQEKTLDFLKSGIATKSKAFNQLIGQIELVAVNSKAPMLIMGPTGAGKSLLASRIYDLRATRAGLTGRFVEVNCATLRGDQAMSTLFGHRRGAFTGAQADRPGLLKEADKGLIFLDEIGELGLDEQAMLLRALEDKTFLPLGADKAVSSDFQLIVGTNRDLRAEVKAGKFRDDLLARINLWTFTLPSLAERREDISVNLDFELERFAKSHRRQVRFNKEAREAFLKFARSPEAKWSANFRDLNAAVTRMATLAPKGRITVSCVEQEKARLLEGWQESVPTTQAAVLSSDARAQIDPFDLAQLDYVVSICRESKTLSDAGRKLFAISRESKAKANDADRLKKYLARFDLSWDDVK; the protein is encoded by the coding sequence ATGAAATCCACCGTCGTTTTTGGCTTCTTGGGCGCTTCGCTAGACCGTGCCCAAGGGACAGATCGGTGGTCGAGATGGCGCCCCACGGTGGCCATGTGCCAGCAGGAGGACCTCATCATCTCCCGCCTAGAACTTCTGGTGGAACCTAAGTTCTCCGAAATGGCGCAGTTGGTCATTGAGGACATTCACCAAGTTTCCCCCGAAACAGCGGTGAACATTCACGAGATCTCTTTTGCCGATCCCTGGGACTTTCAGCAGGTCTATGAAGGCCTCTATGATCTCATAACCAATTATGCGTTCAAGACGGAAAAGGAGGACTACCTGATCCATCTCACCACCGGCACGCATGTGGCGCAGATCTGCTGGTTCCTGCTCAATGAGGCGAATTTCATCCCAGCCCGCATTTTACAAACTTCACCCGTTAGGCGTGAAGGACGTGATTCCACTTCCGCTGGGCGCTATGAGATCATTGATCTGGATCTCTCCAAGTATGATCGCCTCGCCACGCGCTTTGCCCAGGAGCAGGAAAAGACGCTGGATTTCCTAAAGAGCGGCATCGCGACAAAGAGCAAAGCCTTCAACCAACTCATTGGCCAGATCGAACTTGTGGCCGTGAACTCGAAGGCCCCCATGTTGATCATGGGCCCCACGGGCGCAGGCAAGTCCCTACTGGCCTCACGCATCTACGATCTACGCGCCACCCGCGCTGGCCTAACCGGAAGGTTCGTCGAAGTCAACTGCGCCACCTTGCGTGGTGATCAGGCCATGAGCACCCTCTTTGGCCATCGCCGAGGAGCCTTCACGGGGGCGCAGGCGGACCGCCCCGGTCTGCTGAAGGAGGCCGATAAAGGCCTGATCTTCCTGGATGAAATCGGCGAACTGGGCCTGGATGAACAGGCGATGCTGCTGCGCGCCCTGGAGGATAAAACCTTTCTCCCTCTCGGTGCAGATAAAGCAGTCTCCAGTGATTTCCAACTCATCGTCGGCACGAATCGCGACCTGCGTGCGGAGGTGAAGGCAGGAAAATTTCGAGACGATCTTCTCGCCCGCATCAATCTGTGGACCTTCACCCTGCCGAGCCTGGCCGAGCGGCGTGAGGACATCAGCGTCAACTTGGACTTTGAGCTGGAACGTTTTGCCAAATCTCACCGCAGGCAGGTGCGCTTTAACAAAGAGGCTCGCGAAGCCTTTCTCAAATTTGCCCGCAGCCCCGAGGCCAAATGGAGCGCGAACTTCCGCGACCTCAATGCCGCCGTCACTCGCATGGCCACCCTTGCCCCCAAAGGCCGCATCACCGTTAGCTGTGTGGAGCAGGAAAAAGCGCGGCTGCTGGAGGGCTGGCAAGAATCTGTCCCTACGACGCAGGCCGCCGTTCTTAGCAGCGACGCAAGGGCCCAAATAGACCCCTTTGACCTCGCCCAACTCGACTACGTAGTAAGCATCTGCCGCGAGAGCAAAACCCTCTCTGATGCAGGCCGAAAACTCTTCGCCATCTCTCGCGAAAGCAAGGCCAAGGCGAACGATGCCGACCGGCTGAAAAAGTATCTGGCGAGGTTCGACCTGAGTTGGGACGACGTGAAGTGA
- the accD gene encoding acetyl-CoA carboxylase, carboxyltransferase subunit beta, translating to MGFFKKRTVNELGEKKQDMPEGLWTKCPSCGESLFEQTLAKNLRVCTNCGYHFTISSGERLASLVDEGTFVEMDLPLDSVDALGFKGYVDKVKAYQNKTGLKEAVVTGRANIEGVPVLLAVMDFRFLGASMGSVVGEKITRAIEAATAEGKAVIVFSASGGARMHEGILSLMQMAKTSGALARHAEAKLPYFSVLTHPTTGGVTASFATLGDIIIAEPKCMIGFAGPRVVKETTHADLPPGFQTAEFMKQHGLVDMIVERKDMRSTLANLLKYVSSAKVA from the coding sequence ATGGGATTTTTCAAAAAGCGCACTGTCAACGAACTGGGTGAAAAGAAACAGGACATGCCCGAAGGGCTGTGGACCAAGTGTCCCTCCTGTGGAGAAAGCCTCTTTGAGCAAACACTCGCCAAAAACCTCCGGGTCTGCACGAACTGCGGTTACCACTTCACCATCAGCAGCGGCGAACGCCTCGCCAGTCTGGTGGATGAAGGCACCTTTGTGGAAATGGATCTGCCGCTCGATTCCGTGGATGCCTTGGGTTTCAAAGGCTACGTGGATAAAGTGAAAGCCTACCAAAATAAGACTGGGCTGAAAGAAGCCGTCGTCACGGGCCGGGCGAACATTGAAGGTGTTCCAGTGCTTCTCGCGGTCATGGATTTCCGCTTCCTCGGTGCCAGCATGGGCAGTGTGGTGGGTGAAAAAATCACCCGTGCCATCGAGGCCGCAACAGCGGAGGGAAAAGCCGTCATCGTCTTTTCTGCCTCGGGCGGCGCACGCATGCACGAAGGCATCCTGAGCCTGATGCAGATGGCTAAGACCAGTGGTGCCCTGGCACGCCATGCAGAAGCCAAGTTGCCCTACTTTTCAGTGCTCACTCACCCGACCACCGGGGGAGTCACGGCTAGCTTTGCCACGCTGGGTGACATCATCATTGCGGAACCTAAATGCATGATCGGTTTCGCAGGCCCACGAGTGGTGAAAGAAACCACCCATGCAGATCTGCCTCCAGGATTCCAGACGGCTGAGTTCATGAAACAGCACGGCCTGGTGGACATGATCGTCGAGCGCAAAGACATGCGCAGCACTTTGGCGAATCTGCTCAAGTACGTCAGCAGCGCGAAGGTGGCGTGA
- a CDS encoding ComF family protein, with protein sequence MPRASQFLRTVQHFWQKTCQVVLDGFYPRLCRHCEVLLPHEAPRQGVGAWFCGTCQQDMEATTAPYCSVCGEMFSGAMTEAFRCQNCTGHRVAYDFAVAGYQISEPVREVIHRYKYGRDLSLRAALADLLLPALEDPRLASEDLRRWLLVPVPLHFSRQIWRGFNQSWELCRQISQRTGIPAAQSLSRQTRTVAQAHLQRRKRLANLRGAFALSHRFSWRPPQELKGRNILLVDDVLTTGATAHECAKVLKQQAGVEKVVVITAARG encoded by the coding sequence ATGCCCAGGGCCTCCCAGTTTCTCCGTACGGTGCAGCACTTTTGGCAAAAGACGTGCCAGGTCGTGCTGGATGGGTTTTACCCTCGGCTCTGCCGTCATTGCGAGGTTTTATTGCCGCACGAAGCCCCGCGCCAAGGGGTAGGCGCGTGGTTTTGCGGAACTTGCCAGCAGGACATGGAGGCGACCACCGCGCCTTATTGCAGCGTCTGCGGGGAGATGTTTTCAGGTGCGATGACGGAGGCCTTTCGCTGTCAAAACTGCACGGGCCACCGCGTCGCGTATGATTTCGCCGTGGCGGGCTACCAGATTAGCGAACCGGTGAGGGAGGTGATCCACCGATATAAATATGGTCGCGATCTCTCACTGCGGGCGGCCCTTGCGGACCTGCTACTGCCAGCACTGGAAGATCCACGCCTAGCCTCTGAGGATCTGCGTCGCTGGTTACTGGTGCCTGTGCCGTTGCATTTTTCCCGCCAAATTTGGCGGGGATTCAATCAAAGTTGGGAACTGTGCCGTCAAATTTCCCAACGCACGGGGATTCCCGCTGCGCAATCCTTGAGCCGTCAAACTCGGACGGTGGCCCAGGCCCACCTGCAAAGACGGAAGCGCCTGGCAAATTTAAGGGGAGCCTTTGCGCTCTCGCACCGCTTTTCCTGGCGACCACCTCAGGAATTGAAGGGCCGGAACATCCTGCTGGTGGATGATGTCCTCACCACGGGAGCGACGGCCCATGAGTGTGCAAAAGTCCTCAAGCAGCAGGCGGGGGTAGAAAAAGTGGTGGTGATTACCGCAGCACGTGGTTAG
- a CDS encoding c-type cytochrome domain-containing protein, producing the protein MIRRSLDVRLIIASFFLAGAAVAGPVSFSKQIAPLLADQCLECHRAEKAKGGYRLDAFEQLLKAGDSEEVPVVPGKAEASELYELLVIHDETDRMPKKADALPEKDIALIRQWIQEGAKYDGANAQASLTSLLPQKMAQTLEKYPRPIPVTALAVNGDGKVLVTSGFHEVLSWDPATGKMRGRLPGLPERILGLSFVQGGPWLAVAGGSPGRIGEVWLVNFAKPSERKRLAQLRDCALGVVASADGKYLVAGGADNRVRCFALPEGKEIWNIESHADWILGLAISPDSQHVATASRDRTAKVMKITNGEIQGTFNGHSVPVLSVAFAPNSQEVISGGSDGEARRWVLDGTGKKDSTLRPSGRSEVLALGYVNQDTPLTASGSGQVSLIDSKARKTKARLAMHGDRVNAMVLLGAGAEQAVITACHDGEIRITRMQDNQELRKFIASPGW; encoded by the coding sequence GTGATCAGACGTTCTTTGGATGTGAGGTTGATCATCGCCAGTTTTTTCTTGGCCGGTGCTGCTGTGGCGGGCCCGGTATCTTTTTCCAAACAGATCGCGCCCCTTTTGGCGGATCAGTGCCTGGAGTGTCATCGCGCGGAAAAGGCCAAAGGCGGCTATCGGTTGGATGCCTTCGAGCAACTGCTCAAAGCTGGGGATAGTGAGGAGGTGCCAGTGGTCCCTGGTAAGGCTGAGGCCAGCGAACTGTATGAATTACTCGTCATCCATGATGAGACCGATCGCATGCCCAAAAAGGCCGATGCATTGCCTGAAAAAGACATCGCTCTTATTCGCCAATGGATCCAGGAAGGGGCGAAGTACGATGGCGCAAATGCCCAGGCTTCCCTGACCAGCCTGCTACCGCAGAAGATGGCCCAGACTCTGGAGAAATATCCGCGCCCCATCCCGGTGACGGCACTGGCTGTGAATGGCGATGGCAAGGTGTTAGTGACCAGTGGTTTTCATGAGGTGCTCAGTTGGGATCCCGCCACGGGGAAAATGAGGGGCCGCCTCCCAGGATTGCCGGAACGAATTCTGGGGCTGAGTTTTGTTCAAGGTGGGCCCTGGCTGGCAGTGGCGGGAGGGAGCCCCGGCCGCATTGGCGAGGTGTGGCTGGTGAACTTTGCAAAACCCAGCGAAAGGAAACGTCTCGCTCAGCTACGTGATTGCGCACTCGGCGTTGTGGCTTCAGCCGATGGTAAGTATCTCGTGGCAGGTGGTGCGGACAACCGTGTCCGTTGTTTTGCCCTGCCGGAAGGGAAGGAGATTTGGAACATCGAATCGCATGCAGATTGGATTCTTGGCCTTGCCATCAGCCCAGACAGCCAGCATGTGGCCACGGCGAGCCGCGACCGCACGGCGAAGGTGATGAAGATCACGAATGGGGAGATTCAGGGAACTTTTAATGGGCACAGCGTGCCTGTTCTCAGTGTGGCCTTTGCCCCCAATAGCCAGGAGGTGATCTCTGGCGGCAGTGATGGTGAGGCGCGCCGCTGGGTGCTGGATGGCACTGGGAAAAAGGACAGTACTTTACGCCCCTCCGGCCGCTCGGAAGTGCTGGCGCTGGGTTATGTGAATCAGGATACCCCCCTCACGGCCAGTGGTAGCGGGCAGGTCAGTCTTATAGATTCTAAGGCCCGTAAAACCAAAGCCCGACTGGCCATGCATGGCGATCGCGTGAATGCCATGGTGCTACTGGGGGCAGGTGCTGAGCAGGCGGTGATCACTGCCTGCCACGACGGGGAAATCCGCATCACTCGAATGCAGGATAACCAAGAGTTGCGCAAATTTATTGCGAGCCCGGGCTGGTGA
- a CDS encoding exopolysaccharide transport family protein — protein MRDTGNELQQQAMDSWQVIRNRFGLIILSFLLVFATAAIITYIMPRKYRGLVEMKIERVQNKVQVFQRSTDDFMAPSDVVIKNEFESITKPETLYPVVDKLDLQKRWSMPNRQSALAKLRGNLDTQSSVRSDFVTIEFYDQDPNTAAEIANAVAQSYMTRRVEVESKQKNEALTMLGKQIAEQEEQRSQARLTMQEAKKKGGIVGEWFSNGTNSTTPGANLRTTEDSMVVTREQALLQADLEVQSLSAEIDELSKLEGDELVARASGLKLENANVTSMMADLNKLQVTREGLVNAGRGRKHPEVEGVDSQIVLSKQLILDAVKSHLSALQTRLDFATKRRASLQNSNNDAKKDMLDQQSAQNDYKTAADEVAYIESLLTQLKSSYFQTKAELELVKSPATIYAVATPEGKPTKPNVALNLALGGVLGLMLGVGLAFFLEYMDTSVKSLDDVERFLGVPVLAVIPKDVAVLHRASGFNPDAEAYRILRTNIEFNRRNPDANCITVTSGGAGEGKSTTLCNLAFVCAQGGYSVLLIDADLRRPRMHTMFDVSNTVGLTNYLTTNVQLEEVVVRTPVENLYFLPSGMLPADSAGVLNSQRMSELIADAKSRFDLVLIDSPPILGVSDASVLANEADLTLIVVQHRKLPRHMLLRVKQTVENVGGNVLGVVLNNVDLRSDSQYQYYTSYYTYYSPDNMAAPAGNKPERRKKQTSAPQPVAGKVASSNTPRGDLF, from the coding sequence ATGCGTGACACCGGAAACGAGCTTCAGCAGCAGGCCATGGATTCCTGGCAAGTGATTCGGAATCGCTTCGGACTCATCATTTTATCCTTTTTGTTGGTCTTCGCCACTGCGGCCATCATCACGTACATCATGCCCCGCAAGTATCGCGGCTTGGTGGAAATGAAAATCGAGCGTGTGCAAAATAAGGTCCAAGTCTTCCAGCGCAGCACGGATGACTTTATGGCCCCGAGTGATGTGGTGATCAAAAACGAGTTTGAGAGCATCACGAAACCAGAAACGCTTTATCCCGTGGTGGATAAGCTGGATCTGCAGAAGCGCTGGTCCATGCCGAATCGCCAATCGGCGCTGGCGAAATTGCGCGGTAATCTGGATACCCAATCGAGTGTGCGGTCGGACTTTGTCACGATTGAGTTTTATGACCAAGATCCAAATACTGCGGCGGAGATCGCCAATGCGGTCGCTCAAAGTTACATGACCCGCCGTGTGGAGGTGGAGTCGAAACAGAAGAATGAAGCCCTGACGATGTTGGGCAAGCAGATCGCGGAGCAAGAAGAGCAGCGCAGTCAGGCGCGGCTCACCATGCAGGAGGCAAAGAAAAAAGGTGGCATCGTGGGAGAATGGTTTTCCAATGGAACCAATTCCACTACCCCGGGGGCCAACCTGCGCACCACGGAAGATTCGATGGTGGTGACTCGTGAGCAGGCATTGCTGCAGGCTGATTTGGAAGTGCAGTCGTTGAGTGCAGAGATCGATGAGTTGAGCAAACTGGAAGGGGATGAACTCGTCGCTCGAGCTTCAGGGCTGAAACTGGAGAACGCCAATGTCACCAGCATGATGGCAGACCTCAATAAACTGCAGGTCACACGCGAAGGTCTCGTCAATGCGGGGCGTGGGAGAAAGCATCCTGAAGTGGAAGGGGTGGATAGCCAGATCGTTCTCTCCAAACAGCTCATTCTGGATGCCGTGAAATCGCACCTTTCGGCTTTGCAGACGCGGCTGGACTTTGCCACCAAGCGCCGTGCCTCCCTACAAAACTCCAACAATGATGCGAAGAAAGACATGCTGGATCAGCAGTCTGCCCAGAATGATTACAAGACTGCGGCGGATGAAGTGGCCTACATCGAAAGCCTGCTGACCCAGCTCAAATCCAGTTACTTCCAGACCAAAGCCGAGCTGGAACTGGTGAAATCTCCCGCCACCATTTATGCCGTGGCAACACCAGAAGGAAAGCCGACAAAGCCTAATGTGGCGCTGAACTTGGCTCTTGGGGGTGTCCTGGGGCTGATGCTGGGCGTGGGCTTAGCCTTCTTCCTGGAATACATGGATACCTCCGTGAAGAGCCTGGATGATGTGGAACGTTTCCTGGGGGTGCCGGTGCTGGCAGTGATCCCTAAAGACGTCGCGGTCCTGCATCGGGCCAGTGGGTTCAATCCCGATGCAGAGGCTTATCGCATCCTGCGGACTAACATTGAGTTCAATCGCCGCAATCCAGATGCCAACTGCATCACTGTGACGAGCGGCGGAGCCGGGGAAGGGAAGTCCACCACGCTGTGCAACCTTGCCTTTGTGTGTGCCCAGGGGGGATACAGCGTGTTGCTCATTGATGCCGATCTTCGTCGTCCACGCATGCACACAATGTTTGATGTGAGCAATACGGTGGGCCTGACCAATTATCTGACCACGAACGTGCAGCTTGAAGAAGTGGTGGTACGCACACCGGTGGAAAACTTGTATTTCCTGCCCAGTGGCATGCTGCCGGCTGACAGTGCCGGGGTGCTGAATTCTCAACGCATGTCTGAGTTGATTGCAGATGCGAAAAGCCGTTTTGATCTGGTGCTGATTGACTCGCCGCCGATTCTTGGCGTGAGCGATGCGTCGGTTTTGGCCAACGAGGCTGACCTCACCCTCATCGTGGTGCAGCATCGCAAGCTGCCGCGTCACATGCTTTTGAGAGTGAAGCAAACGGTGGAAAACGTGGGCGGGAACGTCCTCGGCGTCGTTCTCAACAATGTAGATCTGCGCAGCGATTCCCAATACCAGTATTACACCAGCTACTACACGTATTACTCGCCTGACAACATGGCGGCTCCGGCTGGCAATAAGCCTGAGCGCAGGAAAAAGCAGACCTCCGCGCCCCAACCTGTGGCTGGTAAGGTGGCTTCTTCGAACACTCCACGCGGAGATCTTTTCTAA
- a CDS encoding fibronectin type III domain-containing protein, which produces MRCLLGLVVMVCLSSFAQAVELLGTPQVQVTPTSATLSWKTDVACGTRVHYGFSADKLEQKSEGPVTAQHEVTLVNLKAGTVYHYSLGSARQRLHSATFETPGASSAVVAPSPSPAPSRKSILDQVIGLLGADEKPAAKPPTPPTQPRAPPTHQTWGRMETLQDHFVRHGPDFQSRTADDYAAQAWLFLQRAKQGQLPMKWDDSEGTLRVFDPQTRAFAAYNREGRTKTFFRPGNSSYWQRQPGRPISNLPF; this is translated from the coding sequence ATGAGATGCCTGCTCGGCCTAGTTGTGATGGTTTGCCTCAGTTCCTTCGCCCAGGCGGTGGAGCTACTAGGAACTCCCCAAGTGCAAGTCACGCCGACTTCCGCCACCCTCTCCTGGAAGACAGATGTCGCCTGCGGCACCCGGGTCCATTACGGCTTCAGCGCAGATAAACTGGAGCAAAAGAGCGAAGGCCCCGTCACGGCCCAGCATGAAGTCACCTTGGTCAATTTAAAGGCTGGCACTGTTTATCATTACAGCCTCGGCAGTGCCCGCCAGCGCCTGCACAGCGCAACCTTTGAGACACCGGGTGCGAGCTCAGCGGTGGTGGCTCCATCTCCGTCTCCGGCCCCCTCACGCAAATCCATCTTGGATCAAGTCATCGGCCTGCTAGGCGCCGATGAAAAACCTGCGGCCAAACCACCCACCCCGCCCACTCAGCCACGGGCACCCCCCACGCACCAGACCTGGGGGCGAATGGAAACTTTGCAGGATCACTTTGTGAGACACGGGCCCGATTTCCAAAGCCGGACGGCAGATGACTATGCCGCGCAGGCCTGGCTCTTTCTCCAGCGGGCAAAGCAGGGCCAGTTACCCATGAAGTGGGACGATAGCGAGGGCACGCTGCGTGTGTTTGATCCTCAAACAAGGGCCTTTGCCGCTTACAATCGGGAGGGCCGCACCAAGACCTTCTTTCGGCCAGGCAACTCCTCCTACTGGCAGCGCCAGCCGGGGCGCCCCATCTCTAACCTGCCGTTTTAA
- a CDS encoding YkgJ family cysteine cluster protein, which yields MARKQPDPALRATLDEVKAVYAELENRPLQRDCQMRVQCCHFRLTGKTPFLTLGEAIYAAQGVRASGRKVMKPHPEGACPLLGKDGRCTIYAHRPFGCRTHFCQPAGGMYPRKHIADLIHRLEALDEKLGGDGSRELEPAVADALEESR from the coding sequence GTGGCACGCAAGCAGCCTGATCCCGCCCTTCGCGCCACCTTGGATGAGGTGAAGGCTGTGTATGCAGAGTTGGAGAATCGCCCTCTTCAGCGGGACTGCCAGATGCGTGTCCAGTGCTGCCATTTCCGGCTCACGGGTAAAACGCCCTTCCTCACTTTGGGCGAGGCCATCTATGCGGCCCAGGGCGTGCGCGCCAGTGGGCGTAAGGTGATGAAACCGCATCCTGAGGGAGCCTGTCCTTTACTAGGCAAAGATGGGCGCTGCACCATCTACGCCCATCGGCCTTTTGGCTGTCGTACGCACTTTTGCCAGCCAGCAGGGGGCATGTATCCGCGCAAGCACATTGCCGACCTCATCCACCGGCTGGAAGCTCTGGATGAAAAGTTAGGTGGCGATGGTTCGCGAGAGCTTGAGCCTGCGGTGGCGGATGCTTTAGAGGAGAGCCGCTGA
- a CDS encoding polysaccharide biosynthesis/export family protein: protein MTRYFLFLLVFLELRHLGYAQSGELPLRPGDRITISVGAIPDNEVAQIKGVYTVSDSGTINLLHIGEVRALGLKPSALQRSIEQTYVSREIYTRPNVLVSIDSVGDATMRQVMVTGVNKPGAVPYKQNMTLSQAIMTAGGPTPFGSMRKVKLVRAGRAPTVHNLSSGTGNPSVDVQVQPDDQIIVPE from the coding sequence ATGACTCGTTATTTTCTTTTCCTTTTGGTTTTTTTAGAGCTCCGGCACCTGGGTTATGCCCAGAGTGGTGAGTTGCCCCTGCGGCCCGGAGATCGCATCACCATTTCCGTGGGAGCCATCCCGGATAATGAAGTGGCCCAGATCAAAGGCGTGTACACCGTCAGTGACAGTGGAACCATCAATCTCCTGCACATTGGCGAAGTGCGGGCACTGGGGTTGAAACCTTCCGCTTTGCAGCGTTCGATTGAGCAGACCTATGTGAGCCGTGAGATCTACACCCGGCCAAACGTCCTTGTTTCCATTGACAGCGTGGGGGATGCGACGATGCGCCAGGTCATGGTGACTGGGGTAAACAAACCTGGTGCCGTGCCTTACAAGCAGAATATGACGCTGTCTCAGGCCATCATGACGGCGGGTGGCCCTACCCCTTTCGGCAGCATGCGGAAAGTGAAATTGGTCCGTGCGGGCCGCGCGCCTACCGTTCACAATCTTTCTTCGGGCACGGGCAATCCCAGCGTGGATGTGCAGGTGCAGCCGGATGACCAGATCATCGTGCCAGAGTAA
- a CDS encoding DUF481 domain-containing protein, translated as MRSHHAMLFAALMLASATSALSQGLTAVRDFSGDFGEDQPLTWSLTARGGYDSLSYEVPSPFLQDFESYYAQGGVGMTYADADPTTPWSMAVDLGAIHYLDGIPRYDDTFYNARVAFNIAHQISQRLKISNNFYLTYEAEPNVATGASTTLYNGQYLYGFNNFNVSYAWSQRFSTTTSLTVDGISYEDDVVSGLEDRLSVLIAQQFSYALTKRTSLAAEYRYRITDYRERDDVDAQSHFALVGVDHAWSERSTGSFRVGAEFFKSDRAENTSPYAEVAFSYLVARQTTARWFGSVGYDSSEIGGYDTRYAVRTGLNVNHQINKRIAVNGGVSYAYSTFDGGVGTDVTEHSLLLSTGISYQMLENLSLDARYSYSVLQSDDSLREFDRNNISVGVTASF; from the coding sequence ATGCGCTCACACCATGCTATGCTTTTTGCGGCCCTGATGCTCGCATCAGCCACTTCTGCTCTTTCGCAAGGGCTTACAGCCGTTCGGGATTTTTCGGGTGATTTTGGTGAGGATCAACCCTTAACCTGGAGCCTGACGGCGCGCGGCGGTTACGACTCTCTCAGCTATGAGGTGCCCTCGCCGTTCTTGCAGGATTTTGAATCCTACTACGCGCAGGGTGGCGTGGGCATGACCTATGCTGATGCGGACCCCACCACACCTTGGAGCATGGCTGTGGATTTAGGGGCGATCCATTATCTCGATGGCATTCCCCGCTACGATGATACTTTCTATAATGCGCGGGTGGCTTTTAACATCGCCCACCAGATTTCGCAGCGCCTGAAGATCAGCAACAACTTCTACCTTACGTATGAGGCCGAGCCGAATGTCGCTACCGGGGCTTCGACAACGCTCTACAATGGTCAGTACCTTTATGGTTTCAATAATTTCAATGTGAGTTACGCCTGGTCTCAGCGCTTTTCGACCACCACCTCCCTCACTGTGGACGGCATTTCTTATGAAGATGATGTGGTTTCTGGGCTGGAAGATCGCTTGTCCGTTTTGATCGCGCAGCAGTTCAGCTACGCCTTGACCAAGCGCACCAGCCTTGCGGCTGAATATCGTTACCGCATCACCGACTATCGTGAGCGGGATGACGTGGATGCCCAGTCCCACTTCGCTTTGGTCGGCGTGGACCATGCCTGGAGTGAGCGCTCCACAGGTTCCTTCCGCGTGGGGGCAGAATTCTTCAAATCGGATCGGGCTGAAAACACCTCGCCTTACGCGGAGGTGGCCTTCAGCTACCTCGTCGCCCGTCAAACGACCGCTCGCTGGTTCGGTTCCGTGGGGTATGATTCTTCCGAAATCGGTGGATATGACACCCGCTACGCGGTGCGCACCGGTTTGAATGTGAATCACCAGATTAATAAGCGCATTGCCGTCAATGGTGGCGTTTCTTATGCCTACAGCACCTTCGATGGCGGCGTGGGAACGGATGTCACGGAGCATTCACTGCTGCTTTCCACAGGCATCTCTTACCAGATGCTCGAAAACCTGTCTCTCGATGCCCGTTACTCCTATTCGGTCCTTCAGTCGGATGACTCATTGCGTGAATTTGATCGCAATAACATCTCGGTGGGGGTGACCGCTTCTTTCTGA
- a CDS encoding sigma-70 family RNA polymerase sigma factor, with the protein MSNMELDGGIKIYLREIGKTDLLTPEQEVELAERIKRGDPEARSHMIRANLRLVVKIAQDYANYGLPLLDLISEGNIGLMKAVERFDPNKGGKLSTYAAWWIKQSIKRALANQSKTIRLPVHMVDKISKMRRVAMAMSEELGREPTDDELSEEIGIDRAKLSQLKVASMRPASLDAPISDDDSTEFGEIVGDENAQTPFDLLSHKNMHGQLDGLLTVLDERERKIIDARFGLAGQKPRTLEEVGQEFGVTRERIRQLQNIALRKLRRALQKKEDPIPKALRNAGAKKKKKAAAEDKMLG; encoded by the coding sequence ATGTCTAACATGGAACTCGACGGAGGTATCAAGATCTACCTGAGGGAGATCGGCAAGACCGACTTGCTGACTCCTGAGCAGGAGGTCGAACTCGCCGAGCGCATCAAGCGCGGCGACCCAGAAGCGCGCTCACACATGATCCGCGCCAACCTCCGCCTGGTCGTGAAGATCGCCCAGGACTATGCCAATTATGGCCTGCCTCTTTTGGATCTCATTTCCGAAGGCAACATCGGTCTGATGAAGGCCGTGGAACGTTTCGACCCTAATAAAGGGGGAAAACTTTCCACGTATGCGGCCTGGTGGATCAAGCAGTCCATCAAGCGCGCTCTGGCTAACCAGTCCAAGACCATTCGCCTACCCGTCCACATGGTGGACAAGATCAGCAAGATGCGTCGCGTGGCCATGGCCATGTCTGAAGAGCTGGGGCGTGAACCGACCGATGATGAACTGTCTGAAGAAATCGGCATTGATCGTGCCAAACTCAGCCAGCTTAAAGTCGCCTCCATGCGCCCAGCCTCTCTGGATGCGCCGATCAGCGATGACGATAGCACCGAGTTTGGTGAAATCGTCGGCGATGAAAATGCCCAGACGCCTTTTGATCTCCTCAGCCACAAGAACATGCATGGCCAGTTGGATGGCTTGCTGACCGTGCTGGATGAGCGTGAGCGCAAGATCATTGACGCTCGTTTCGGTCTCGCCGGTCAGAAGCCGCGCACGCTGGAAGAAGTGGGCCAGGAATTCGGCGTCACGCGTGAGCGTATCCGCCAGCTTCAAAACATCGCGCTGCGGAAGCTGCGCCGTGCGCTGCAGAAAAAGGAAGACCCCATCCCGAAAGCACTGCGCAATGCCGGCGCCAAGAAAAAGAAAAAGGCCGCAGCGGAAGACAAGATGCTGGGTTAA